A genome region from Nocardia sp. NBC_01730 includes the following:
- a CDS encoding carbon starvation CstA family protein, with protein MATIEYLRTDPDLPPVGVVDKSPITPAKKAIFAGIAVLGAIAWAVLAISRGESVNAVWIVIAAVSTYIIAYRFYARFIERKITKPRDDLATPAEILENGKDYMPMDRRVLYGHHFAAIAGAGPLVGPVLAAQMGYLPGTIWIVVGVVLAGAVQDYLVLWVSMKRRGRSLGQMARDELGVIGGWSAIVGVLVIMMILLAVLALVVVNALAHSPWGVFSIGMTIPIALFMGVYLRFLRPGKVGEVSAIGFALLILAILGGGWVSETEWGTDWFTLSPVTISWLLIAYGFVASVLPVWLLLAPRDYLSTFMKVGTIILLAVGILVTLPVLKAPAVSDFATSGTGPAFAGSLFPFLFITIACGALSGFHALVSSGTTPKLLEKESHAKMIGYGGMLMESFVAVMAIITASIIDQHLYFAMNAPLGLTGGTAEKAAAYTNSLGLSGPPATPAELSRAASDVGETSIISRTGGAPTLAVGISEVFHQFLGGASMKSFWYHFAIMFEALFILTTIDAGTRVARFMLSDALGNFGGAAKKFRDPSWRIGAWLCSGVVVAAWGSILLMGVTDPLGGINTLFPLFGIANQLLAAMALTVVLVIVVKKGLAKWAWIPAIPLVWDLAVTMSASWQKIFSDDPKLGYWKQHSICQAAQDAGKLCLTAKTQDDMNAIVRNTFIQGTLSILFAALVLIVTVVGAVVALRAWRSGRTTTTETPEEPSKIFAPSGFVATSAEKEVQKQWDELIAAGKVRAPGAAHAHAR; from the coding sequence ATGGCGACAATCGAATATCTGCGGACCGATCCCGATCTGCCGCCGGTCGGTGTGGTCGACAAGTCACCGATCACTCCGGCCAAGAAGGCGATCTTCGCCGGGATCGCCGTACTCGGCGCCATCGCATGGGCGGTGCTCGCCATCTCGCGTGGCGAATCGGTCAATGCCGTGTGGATCGTGATCGCCGCGGTCAGCACCTACATCATCGCGTACCGGTTCTACGCCAGGTTCATCGAACGCAAGATCACCAAACCGCGCGACGACCTGGCCACGCCCGCCGAGATCCTGGAGAACGGCAAGGATTACATGCCGATGGACCGGCGGGTGCTCTACGGGCACCACTTCGCCGCCATCGCGGGCGCAGGCCCGCTGGTCGGTCCGGTACTCGCCGCGCAGATGGGCTACCTGCCGGGCACGATCTGGATCGTGGTCGGCGTCGTGCTGGCCGGTGCGGTGCAGGACTACCTGGTGCTGTGGGTCTCGATGAAGCGGCGCGGGCGCAGTCTCGGGCAGATGGCCCGCGACGAGCTCGGCGTGATCGGCGGCTGGTCGGCCATCGTCGGCGTACTCGTGATCATGATGATCCTGCTCGCGGTGCTCGCGCTGGTGGTGGTCAACGCGCTCGCCCACAGCCCGTGGGGCGTCTTCTCGATCGGCATGACCATTCCGATCGCGCTGTTCATGGGCGTGTACCTGCGCTTCCTGCGGCCCGGCAAGGTCGGCGAGGTGTCCGCCATCGGGTTCGCGCTGCTGATCCTGGCCATCCTCGGCGGCGGCTGGGTGTCGGAAACGGAGTGGGGCACCGACTGGTTCACGCTCTCGCCGGTGACCATCTCCTGGCTGCTGATCGCCTACGGCTTCGTCGCCTCGGTGCTTCCGGTGTGGCTGCTGCTCGCGCCGCGTGACTACCTGTCCACCTTCATGAAGGTGGGCACCATTATCCTGCTCGCGGTCGGCATCCTGGTCACGCTTCCGGTGCTGAAGGCGCCCGCCGTCTCGGATTTCGCGACCTCCGGCACCGGCCCCGCCTTCGCAGGCTCGCTGTTCCCGTTCCTGTTCATCACCATCGCTTGCGGCGCGCTGAGCGGTTTCCACGCGCTGGTCTCCTCCGGCACCACACCGAAGCTGCTGGAGAAGGAATCGCACGCGAAGATGATCGGCTACGGCGGCATGCTGATGGAGTCGTTCGTCGCGGTCATGGCCATTATCACCGCCTCGATCATCGACCAGCACCTGTATTTCGCGATGAACGCACCGCTCGGGCTCACCGGCGGCACGGCGGAGAAGGCCGCGGCCTACACCAACAGTCTCGGGCTGAGCGGTCCGCCCGCGACCCCGGCCGAACTGAGCCGAGCCGCGAGCGATGTCGGCGAGACCAGCATCATCTCCCGCACCGGCGGTGCGCCGACGCTGGCCGTCGGCATCTCCGAGGTGTTTCACCAGTTTCTCGGTGGCGCGAGCATGAAGTCGTTCTGGTACCACTTCGCGATCATGTTCGAGGCGCTGTTCATCCTCACCACGATCGACGCGGGAACCCGCGTCGCGCGTTTCATGCTGTCGGACGCGCTTGGCAACTTCGGCGGTGCCGCGAAGAAGTTCCGTGACCCGTCCTGGCGGATCGGCGCGTGGCTGTGCTCGGGCGTCGTAGTCGCAGCGTGGGGTTCGATCCTGCTGATGGGCGTCACCGACCCGCTGGGCGGCATCAACACACTGTTCCCGCTGTTCGGCATCGCCAACCAGCTGCTCGCGGCGATGGCGCTGACCGTGGTTCTGGTGATCGTGGTGAAGAAGGGCCTGGCCAAGTGGGCATGGATTCCGGCGATTCCGCTGGTCTGGGACCTCGCGGTGACCATGAGCGCGTCCTGGCAGAAGATTTTCTCCGACGATCCGAAGCTCGGATACTGGAAGCAGCACAGCATCTGCCAGGCGGCGCAGGACGCCGGGAAGCTATGTCTGACGGCGAAGACCCAGGACGATATGAACGCGATCGTGCGCAACACCTTCATCCAAGGCACGCTGTCGATCCTGTTCGCGGCGCTGGTGCTGATCGTCACGGTCGTCGGCGCGGTGGTGGCGCTTCGTGCCTGGCGCTCCGGCCGGACCACTACCACCGAAACCCCGGAGGAGCCGTCGAAGATCTTCGCGCCCAGCGGTTTCGTCGCCACCTCGGCGGAGAAGGAAGTCCAGAAGCAGTGGGACGAGCTGATCGCAGCCGGAAAGGTTCGCGCGCCCGGCGCGGCGCACGCGCACGCGCGATGA
- a CDS encoding YbdD/YjiX family protein, producing MRAAAHACVDGARAGVWWFNSILGGQDYQRYVDHLRRNHPGCEIPTEREYWRQRHADADRNPTNRCC from the coding sequence CTGCGCGCCGCGGCACATGCCTGCGTCGACGGCGCTCGCGCCGGCGTCTGGTGGTTCAACTCGATCCTGGGCGGGCAGGACTACCAGCGGTATGTCGATCACCTGCGGCGCAATCATCCGGGCTGCGAGATTCCGACCGAACGGGAGTACTGGCGGCAGCGCCATGCCGACGCGGACCGCAATCCCACCAACCGCTGCTGCTGA
- a CDS encoding DNA-3-methyladenine glycosylase 2 family protein, which translates to MTITALDFERCYRAVSTRDSRFDGQFFTAVRTTGIYCRPSCPAITPKRANVSFLPTAAAAQQAGYRACRRCLPDAAPGSPLWNTRADLAARAMRLIGDGVIERGGVPALAATLGYSQRQLTRVLTTELGAGPLALARAHRAHTARLLIQTTAMPMSDIAFAAGFASIRQFNDTVREVFAVSPTTMRTEAQRARSGSAALPAPATNGSLTLRLPYREPLDRAWLEWFFSAHVAPGVELWENRAYTRNLRTPHGHATTRLSFQRDHVRAELSLHDMRDLAPTVARLRHLLDLDADPIGIDEALGVGPAQPGPTAERLSDNHTEQLPDAGAGSPPDAEAMPEVSRSGARRPSFTPGIRVPGCLDAAELLLRTMIGQQISVSAAATHTARLAETLGERVDGPLPLLFPAPDVIAERGAEVLTGPARRVRSIVAAAAALASGELVLHQGRTAVDLRRELLALDGVGPWTADYVTMRLLAEPDVLLGTDLVVRQGANLLGIDLKDTARWAPWRSYLSMHLWKAALAERATQSRTSTGATTKGSVET; encoded by the coding sequence GTGACGATCACGGCATTGGATTTCGAGCGCTGCTATCGGGCGGTGTCGACCCGAGACTCCCGATTCGACGGGCAATTCTTCACCGCGGTGCGCACCACCGGAATCTATTGCCGCCCTTCGTGTCCGGCTATCACGCCGAAGCGTGCCAACGTGTCGTTCCTGCCGACGGCCGCCGCGGCGCAGCAGGCGGGCTACCGCGCTTGCCGCCGCTGTCTGCCGGACGCGGCGCCCGGCTCGCCGTTGTGGAACACCAGGGCGGATCTGGCCGCGCGGGCGATGCGGCTGATCGGCGACGGCGTCATCGAGCGCGGCGGGGTACCCGCGCTGGCCGCCACGCTGGGCTATTCGCAGCGGCAGCTCACCCGCGTGCTGACCACCGAGTTGGGCGCCGGACCGTTGGCGCTGGCCCGCGCGCACCGCGCGCACACCGCGCGGCTGCTGATCCAGACCACGGCGATGCCCATGTCGGACATCGCGTTCGCTGCCGGGTTCGCCTCCATCCGCCAGTTCAACGACACGGTGCGCGAGGTGTTCGCGGTCAGCCCGACTACCATGCGGACCGAGGCGCAACGCGCGAGAAGCGGGTCCGCGGCACTCCCGGCGCCCGCCACCAACGGTTCGCTCACCCTGCGGCTGCCCTACCGGGAGCCGCTGGACCGCGCCTGGCTGGAGTGGTTTTTCTCCGCGCACGTCGCCCCCGGCGTGGAACTGTGGGAGAACCGCGCCTACACCAGGAACCTGCGCACCCCACACGGGCATGCCACGACGCGGCTGAGCTTCCAGCGCGACCACGTACGGGCCGAGTTGTCCCTACACGACATGCGTGATTTGGCACCAACGGTGGCGCGGTTGCGGCATCTGCTGGATCTCGACGCCGATCCGATCGGCATCGACGAGGCGCTCGGCGTCGGCCCCGCACAGCCCGGGCCGACCGCCGAACGGCTGTCGGACAACCACACCGAGCAATTGCCGGACGCGGGCGCCGGCTCGCCACCGGACGCCGAGGCGATGCCCGAGGTCAGCCGGTCCGGCGCGCGGCGGCCCTCGTTCACGCCGGGTATTCGGGTACCCGGCTGCCTCGACGCAGCCGAGCTGTTGTTACGCACCATGATCGGACAGCAGATCTCGGTGTCCGCCGCCGCCACGCACACCGCCCGGCTGGCCGAAACGCTCGGCGAGCGAGTGGACGGGCCGCTCCCCTTGCTGTTTCCCGCCCCGGATGTGATCGCCGAACGCGGCGCCGAAGTCTTGACCGGCCCTGCGCGGCGGGTCCGCTCGATCGTCGCCGCGGCGGCGGCGCTCGCCTCAGGTGAGCTGGTGCTGCACCAGGGTCGCACCGCCGTCGATCTGCGCCGCGAACTGCTCGCGCTGGACGGGGTCGGGCCGTGGACGGCCGACTACGTGACCATGCGCCTGCTCGCCGAGCCGGACGTCCTCCTCGGCACCGACCTGGTCGTCCGCCAGGGCGCGAACCTGCTCGGCATCGATCTGAAGGACACCGCGCGCTGGGCGCCGTGGAGGTCGTATCTATCAATGCACCTGTGGAAGGCGGCATTGGCGGAACGTGCCACGCAATCGAGAACTTCCACCGGCGCCACGACGAAAGGCAGTGTCGAAACATGA
- a CDS encoding methylated-DNA--[protein]-cysteine S-methyltransferase: MRNLTADFAVSTTPIGPFTALVDADGAVLASGWTADAENLRGLIHPALRPAALRQRDSLGEVTSAVTAYHEGDLTAIDPIPVRQQSGQFLVHAWAVLRTAQAGSPLTYTEFAARAGRPEATRAAANACARNAAALFVPCHRVLRIGGALGGFRWGLDVKRWLLDHEA; this comes from the coding sequence ATGCGCAACCTCACAGCGGACTTCGCCGTCAGCACCACCCCGATCGGACCGTTCACCGCACTCGTCGACGCGGACGGAGCCGTTCTCGCTTCCGGATGGACCGCCGACGCGGAGAACCTACGCGGCCTGATCCATCCTGCGCTGCGCCCGGCCGCGCTGCGGCAACGGGACTCACTGGGCGAGGTAACCAGCGCGGTCACCGCATACCACGAAGGTGACCTCACAGCGATCGATCCGATTCCCGTTCGCCAGCAGTCCGGGCAGTTCCTGGTGCACGCCTGGGCCGTGCTGCGCACGGCCCAGGCGGGTAGCCCGCTCACCTATACCGAATTCGCCGCCCGCGCCGGCCGCCCGGAGGCCACCCGCGCCGCGGCCAATGCGTGTGCCCGCAACGCCGCCGCGCTGTTCGTGCCCTGCCACCGGGTCCTCCGCATCGGCGGAGCGCTCGGCGGCTTCCGCTGGGGCCTCGACGTGAAGCGCTGGCTGCTGGACCACGAGGCGTAA